The following proteins are encoded in a genomic region of Gossypium hirsutum isolate 1008001.06 chromosome D05, Gossypium_hirsutum_v2.1, whole genome shotgun sequence:
- the LOC107903887 gene encoding ultraviolet-B receptor UVR8 isoform X1, with the protein MEANPTSKQTIIDNETQREKEEQLWSWGAGTDGQLGTLRLQDEHLPQLLNVPSLSSASSVSMLACGGAHVVGLTSSGKVLTWGRGNSGQLGHGDMDCLLSPKIVMSLESYCITQVSAGWSHSGFVSDEGCVFTCGDGSFGQLGHGDYRSHCSPVKVSFFVNKHVEQIACGMRHSLVLLKDGSGNLLYGFGSGKRGQLGISIDRIKSVNAPEIIRGFDDVQIITITANADHSAALSADRELYTWGRGFGATSDFLRPQQSPSSSKFSKVALGWNHALVLSDNGEVFMLGGSHHGMLSNPEITILSKHLSDGAVLERVPGLDGIKVVDIAAGAEHSAIVTEEGAIKIWGWGEHGQLGLGSTRDETSPQTVSLGDEVERKDGTVRVYCGSGYTYAIRTFCS; encoded by the exons ATGGAAGCAAATCCGACGAGCAAACAAACAATAATCGATAATGAAACACAGAGAGAGAAAGAAGAACAACTGTGGAGCTGGGGAGCAGGAACGGATGGACAGCTGGGCACCCTCAGGCTCCAAGACGAGCACCTCCCTCAACTCCTTAATGTCCCTTCACTATCTTCCGCTTCATCCGTCTCTATGCTCGCATGTGGCGGCGCTCACGTTGTTGGCTTGACCTCTA GTGGGAAAGTACTAACATGGGGAAGGGGAAACTCAGGTCAGTTAGGCCATGGAGACATGGATTGCTTGCTATCTCCAAAGATTGTAATGTCTTTGGAGAGTTACTGCATCACTCAAGTTTCAGCTGGATGGAGCCATTCTGGATTTGTTTCAG ATGAAGGGTGTGTTTTTACTTGTGGAGATGGTTCGTTTGGCCAGCTCGGGCATGGTGATTACAGGTCACATTGCTCTCCTGTTAAAGTATCATTTTTTGTTAATAAGCATGTTGAACAGATAGCTTGTGGCATGCGACATTCGCTTGTCCTACTGAAAG ATGGTTCAGGAAATCTACTTTATGGATTTGGATCTGGAAAGCGTGGTCAATTGGGTATTTCAATAGATAGAATCAAGTCTGTCAATGCTCCTGAGATTATCCGTGGATTTGATGATGTTCAAATCATTACCATCACTGCAAATGCAGACCACAGTGCAGCATTATCTG CTGATAGAGAATTGTACACTTGGGGAAGAGGGTTTGGGGCTACATCTGATTTTCTTCGTCCTCAACAATCACCTTCATCATCGAAGTTCTCTAAAGTTGCACTTGGTTGGAATCATGCTCTAGTATTATCTG ATAATGGAGAAGTTTTTATGCTTGGTGGTAGTCATCATGGAATGCTAAGCAATCCTGAGATAACAATTCTCTCAAAGCATTTATCAG ATGGAGCTGTTTTGGAGAGAGTCCCAGGTCTTGATGGGATAAAAGTGGTGGACATTGCAGCTGGAGCTGAGCACTCTGCTATTGTAACAG AGGAAGGAGCGATTAAGATATGGGGTTGGGGTGAACATGGGCAGCTTGGTCTTGGGAGTACAAGGGATGAAACCAGCCCTCAAACAGTCAGTTTAGGTGATGAAGTTGAACGCAAAGATGGTACAGTCAGAGTTTACTGTGGGAGTGGATATACGTATGCCATTAGGACATTTTGTTCTTAA
- the LOC107903887 gene encoding ultraviolet-B receptor UVR8 isoform X2 — MEANPTSKQTIIDNETQREKEEQLWSWGAGTDGQLGTLRLQDEHLPQLLNVPSLSSASSVSMLACGGAHVVGLTSSGKVLTWGRGNSGQLGHGDMDCLLSPKIVMSLESYCITQVSAGWSHSGFVSDGSGNLLYGFGSGKRGQLGISIDRIKSVNAPEIIRGFDDVQIITITANADHSAALSADRELYTWGRGFGATSDFLRPQQSPSSSKFSKVALGWNHALVLSDNGEVFMLGGSHHGMLSNPEITILSKHLSDGAVLERVPGLDGIKVVDIAAGAEHSAIVTEEGAIKIWGWGEHGQLGLGSTRDETSPQTVSLGDEVERKDGTVRVYCGSGYTYAIRTFCS, encoded by the exons ATGGAAGCAAATCCGACGAGCAAACAAACAATAATCGATAATGAAACACAGAGAGAGAAAGAAGAACAACTGTGGAGCTGGGGAGCAGGAACGGATGGACAGCTGGGCACCCTCAGGCTCCAAGACGAGCACCTCCCTCAACTCCTTAATGTCCCTTCACTATCTTCCGCTTCATCCGTCTCTATGCTCGCATGTGGCGGCGCTCACGTTGTTGGCTTGACCTCTA GTGGGAAAGTACTAACATGGGGAAGGGGAAACTCAGGTCAGTTAGGCCATGGAGACATGGATTGCTTGCTATCTCCAAAGATTGTAATGTCTTTGGAGAGTTACTGCATCACTCAAGTTTCAGCTGGATGGAGCCATTCTGGATTTGTTTCAG ATGGTTCAGGAAATCTACTTTATGGATTTGGATCTGGAAAGCGTGGTCAATTGGGTATTTCAATAGATAGAATCAAGTCTGTCAATGCTCCTGAGATTATCCGTGGATTTGATGATGTTCAAATCATTACCATCACTGCAAATGCAGACCACAGTGCAGCATTATCTG CTGATAGAGAATTGTACACTTGGGGAAGAGGGTTTGGGGCTACATCTGATTTTCTTCGTCCTCAACAATCACCTTCATCATCGAAGTTCTCTAAAGTTGCACTTGGTTGGAATCATGCTCTAGTATTATCTG ATAATGGAGAAGTTTTTATGCTTGGTGGTAGTCATCATGGAATGCTAAGCAATCCTGAGATAACAATTCTCTCAAAGCATTTATCAG ATGGAGCTGTTTTGGAGAGAGTCCCAGGTCTTGATGGGATAAAAGTGGTGGACATTGCAGCTGGAGCTGAGCACTCTGCTATTGTAACAG AGGAAGGAGCGATTAAGATATGGGGTTGGGGTGAACATGGGCAGCTTGGTCTTGGGAGTACAAGGGATGAAACCAGCCCTCAAACAGTCAGTTTAGGTGATGAAGTTGAACGCAAAGATGGTACAGTCAGAGTTTACTGTGGGAGTGGATATACGTATGCCATTAGGACATTTTGTTCTTAA